A region of Myxococcus stipitatus DSM 14675 DNA encodes the following proteins:
- a CDS encoding ATP-binding protein: MRLRARLALAFALLALVPLAVVVLPTLSRLRDTLSRELDARMQAATASAQESLERSATTARRAVEELVESPAMEDLAREARERPTRAIQAGTAEALMKTRGLTVLALFDRGGTVLSSGHLPARRGDPDPALFAVTRETSSKPVPVRVDVRTSSGLRQMPALVTARPVDYGDLRLWAVGGVLLDEGLAQHLARLTQAQVTLVSGDAEFARAGTALPPTVSREVPLGEAATVKLVFSRAAAREAEEGVMRAFLLLAGLGGAFAVLLGLLVSRWMTRPVEALTEGARRVAEGALDVQVTAVASGEVGELVRTFNHMTSEMRATTERLVASERIAAWQEVARRLAHEIKNPLTPIRMSLETLLAAQEARHPRFPELFKESAGVVLEEVDRLRRIVDEFSRFARMPKPQLAPVDLSELTQSVLALYSTPPEGIRILPALQTGVVARVDRDMLTQVLVNLVKNAEEAMAGKGGDLRVRVKGTDADAVIEVEDSGPGIPAEHRARIFEPYFTTKEGGTGLGLAIAARILQEHGGKLEVGGEPGLGARFSIVLPRSEGMGISAPVPVS; encoded by the coding sequence TTGCGCTTGAGGGCTCGACTCGCGCTTGCCTTCGCGCTGCTGGCTCTCGTTCCGCTCGCGGTGGTCGTCCTGCCCACCCTCTCGCGACTGCGCGACACGTTGTCGCGAGAGCTGGACGCTCGCATGCAGGCCGCGACCGCCAGCGCCCAGGAGTCGCTGGAGCGTTCGGCCACCACGGCTCGCCGCGCGGTGGAGGAGTTGGTGGAGAGTCCCGCCATGGAGGACCTGGCGCGGGAGGCTCGGGAGCGGCCCACTCGCGCCATCCAGGCGGGGACGGCCGAGGCATTGATGAAGACGCGTGGGCTCACGGTGCTCGCGCTCTTCGACCGGGGCGGCACGGTGTTGTCCTCCGGCCACCTCCCTGCGCGACGCGGAGACCCGGACCCGGCGCTCTTCGCCGTCACTCGCGAGACATCCTCCAAGCCCGTTCCCGTGCGCGTGGACGTGCGCACGTCGTCGGGACTGAGGCAGATGCCCGCGCTCGTCACGGCGCGGCCGGTGGACTACGGCGACCTGCGGCTCTGGGCGGTCGGAGGCGTGCTGCTCGACGAGGGCCTGGCCCAGCACCTCGCGCGACTGACGCAGGCGCAGGTCACCCTGGTGTCGGGTGATGCGGAGTTCGCGCGGGCGGGGACGGCGCTGCCGCCCACGGTGTCGCGAGAGGTGCCCCTGGGCGAGGCCGCCACGGTGAAGCTCGTCTTCAGCCGTGCCGCCGCGCGAGAGGCCGAGGAAGGCGTCATGCGCGCGTTCCTCCTGCTCGCGGGACTGGGCGGTGCGTTCGCGGTGCTGTTGGGATTGCTGGTGTCGCGCTGGATGACTCGGCCGGTGGAGGCCCTCACCGAGGGAGCGCGGCGCGTGGCGGAAGGCGCGCTGGATGTCCAGGTGACGGCCGTTGCCTCGGGCGAGGTGGGTGAGCTGGTCCGGACGTTCAATCACATGACGTCCGAGATGAGGGCGACGACGGAGCGGCTGGTGGCGAGTGAGCGCATCGCCGCGTGGCAGGAGGTGGCTCGGCGGCTGGCCCACGAAATCAAGAACCCGCTGACGCCCATCCGGATGTCGCTGGAGACGTTGCTCGCGGCGCAGGAGGCGCGGCATCCCCGCTTCCCCGAGCTGTTCAAGGAGAGCGCGGGTGTGGTGCTCGAGGAGGTGGACCGGCTGCGGCGCATCGTCGACGAGTTCAGTCGCTTCGCGCGGATGCCCAAGCCGCAGCTGGCGCCGGTGGACCTGTCCGAGCTGACGCAGAGCGTGCTCGCGCTCTACTCGACACCGCCCGAGGGCATCCGGATTCTTCCGGCGCTCCAGACGGGAGTGGTGGCGCGTGTGGACCGGGACATGCTGACGCAGGTGTTGGTCAACCTGGTGAAGAACGCCGAGGAGGCAATGGCTGGCAAGGGCGGTGACTTGCGCGTCCGAGTGAAGGGCACCGACGCGGACGCCGTCATCGAGGTCGAGGACAGCGGGCCGGGCATCCCCGCCGAGCATCGGGCGCGCATCTTCGAGCCGTACTTCACGACGAAGGAGGGAGGCACGGGGCTTGGGTTGGCCATCGCCGCGCGAATCCTCCAGGAGCATGGCGGCAAGCTCGAGGTGGGTGGAGAGCCGGGCCTCGGCGCGCGCTTCAGCATCGTGCTGCCGCGCTCGGAGGGCATGGGCATTTCGGCCCCCGTGCCCGTGTCATAG